The DNA segment TTAATGTAGATTCCGTTTCCACGGGAATGACAATTTATGAATAATCTTTATTCTCATTCATTTATAAAATCCTTTCCAAGAAAATTCTTAAACCAGAATTGTACATACTTTGTTGTGCATATGCCATTTGGGAAATCAACACCATGTCTTTCATTTGGATAAAGCATTAACTCAAAATGTTTATCCATACTCGCAAACTTATCCACAA comes from the Ignavibacteriales bacterium genome and includes:
- a CDS encoding prolyl oligopeptidase family serine peptidase is translated as MIMFTERYMDLPSENKEGYKFGSAMTHANKYRIVTHYPGTLDDNCHMQNTLQLVDKFASMDKHFELMLYPNERHGVDFPNGICTTKYVQFWFKNFLGKDFINE